One Kribbella sp. NBC_00662 genomic region harbors:
- a CDS encoding L-histidine N(alpha)-methyltransferase, with protein sequence MAEPVPVIRKLEHALADDDFAWSLLLVGEDQTDKLATLTGDLRGPVSTTGDGKQITSGFSYWGIGPTIAWANATNDPFYLVMKAGAESFLRHWRKVRPHVENGGFHLVSLGVGTGVKDRTILSDMRRNNRDMYYIPVDMSSEMLRMGTLEPVRGARFPVSQVLPVQLDFSIADNMDELAQMLARLVGNDPILFTLTGNTLANFESDEELLSTLTHVLRPQDRLLLEVASTTRLDQETADAAADEYHQTRAFAEFVTSALRYNTDLKINNDRVKFIGEVEDEDALLVKILWQNDTDDEIRMELPDHTEVVLPIGDTIRLYTTRKYSTTRLKRLTEACQLTPVEAIQSQFRYTRRPNPFGLELLLLAPDAAGEAAHSLADDIWAT encoded by the coding sequence GTGGCAGAGCCGGTACCCGTGATCCGGAAGCTCGAGCATGCGCTGGCCGACGACGACTTCGCCTGGTCCCTGCTGCTCGTCGGCGAGGATCAGACCGACAAGCTCGCGACGCTGACCGGGGACCTGCGCGGGCCGGTGTCGACGACCGGTGACGGCAAGCAGATCACGTCCGGCTTCTCGTACTGGGGTATCGGCCCGACCATCGCCTGGGCGAACGCCACCAACGACCCGTTCTACCTGGTCATGAAGGCGGGCGCGGAGTCGTTCCTGCGGCACTGGCGCAAGGTCCGTCCGCACGTCGAGAACGGCGGCTTCCACCTGGTCAGCCTCGGCGTCGGGACGGGCGTGAAGGACCGCACGATCCTCAGCGACATGCGCCGGAACAACCGGGACATGTACTACATACCGGTCGACATGAGCTCGGAGATGCTGCGGATGGGCACGCTCGAGCCCGTCCGCGGCGCCCGCTTCCCGGTGTCCCAGGTGCTGCCGGTGCAGCTGGACTTCTCGATCGCCGACAACATGGACGAGCTCGCGCAGATGCTCGCCCGGCTGGTCGGCAACGATCCGATCCTGTTCACGCTCACCGGCAACACGCTGGCCAACTTCGAGAGCGACGAGGAGCTGCTCAGCACCTTGACGCACGTACTGCGGCCGCAGGACCGGCTGCTGCTCGAGGTGGCCAGCACGACCCGGCTGGACCAGGAGACCGCGGACGCGGCAGCCGACGAGTATCACCAGACCCGCGCGTTCGCGGAGTTCGTCACCAGCGCACTGCGGTACAACACCGACCTCAAGATCAACAACGACCGGGTCAAGTTCATCGGCGAGGTCGAGGACGAGGACGCGCTGCTGGTGAAGATCCTCTGGCAGAACGACACCGACGACGAGATCCGGATGGAGCTGCCGGACCACACCGAGGTGGTGCTGCCGATCGGTGACACGATCCGGCTCTACACCACCCGGAAGTACTCGACCACCCGGCTGAAGCGGCTCACCGAGGCCTGCCAGCTGACTCCGGTCGAGGCGATCCAGTCCCAGTTCCGGTACACCCGCCGCCCGAACCCGTTCGGCCTGGAGCTGCTCCTGCTCGCACCGGACGCGGCCGGCGAGGCGGCGCACAGCCTCGCCGACGACATCTGGGCAACATGA
- a CDS encoding cold shock domain-containing protein, protein MVRGTVKWFNADKGYGFLAVETDGDGNDVDDVFVHWSKIVSDGYKTLEDGQPVEFQIVDGPKGREADAVTPI, encoded by the coding sequence ATGGTGCGCGGCACCGTGAAGTGGTTCAACGCCGACAAGGGCTACGGTTTTCTTGCCGTCGAGACCGATGGTGACGGCAACGACGTCGACGACGTGTTCGTGCACTGGAGCAAGATCGTCTCCGACGGGTACAAGACCCTCGAGGACGGCCAGCCGGTCGAGTTCCAGATCGTGGACGGGCCCAAGGGCCGGGAAGCGGACGCGGTCACGCCGATCTGA
- a CDS encoding PspC domain-containing protein, translating into MEQNQSGPGGFDRDRLQNPQTWRRSRSDRWVAGVCGGIGRALNIDPVLIRVVMAVLILSGPGIIFYIAAWVLMPDEGSDRSAAQGLLGDRIRPDHPWLWPVVIGACVFAAIAMMSSFDFGRFVPGPLIVLAVIFVVAKQRKNGGVGRGRRNQYMGGPDANWSGQGTNWTGRPQDTTPGQQTSPAYAPPQSDPSAPPTGPSSSATQRPQDRTVEPVQPVWTEDDPLGLYVDEPAGTTPPASTRPAGPPAKGMRGIKSIVVVLTGLAIGIAALAGASTATMLVIGLATLGAGMLLGGFVGRTLALLPLGILLAAGAVASTVFPNVPRNFADTNYVAPSSQTITATGTSYQFDAGSVHLDLTKAKFGPGAKVDVHGGAGEVIVKLPENVDVTGNLAAEMGDVSFLDQHQGGHDAELNLNDLGTDGKAGPQQVTLDLDVRLGSIKVERG; encoded by the coding sequence ATGGAGCAGAACCAGAGTGGACCCGGTGGGTTCGACCGCGACCGCCTGCAGAACCCGCAGACCTGGCGGCGCAGCAGGTCGGACCGTTGGGTCGCCGGTGTCTGCGGCGGCATCGGCCGCGCGCTGAACATCGATCCCGTGCTGATCCGCGTGGTGATGGCCGTCCTGATCCTCAGCGGCCCCGGGATCATCTTCTACATCGCCGCCTGGGTGCTGATGCCCGACGAGGGCAGCGACCGCTCGGCGGCGCAGGGTCTGCTCGGTGACCGGATCCGTCCGGACCACCCGTGGCTGTGGCCGGTCGTGATCGGCGCCTGTGTGTTCGCCGCGATCGCGATGATGTCGTCGTTCGACTTCGGCCGGTTCGTCCCCGGCCCGCTGATCGTGCTCGCCGTGATCTTCGTGGTCGCCAAACAGCGCAAGAACGGCGGGGTCGGCCGCGGCCGCCGCAACCAGTACATGGGCGGCCCGGACGCGAACTGGAGCGGCCAGGGCACCAACTGGACCGGCCGCCCGCAGGACACCACTCCCGGTCAGCAGACCAGCCCGGCGTACGCGCCGCCGCAGAGCGACCCGTCAGCTCCCCCGACGGGTCCGTCGTCCTCGGCCACACAGCGACCCCAGGACCGCACCGTCGAACCGGTCCAGCCTGTGTGGACCGAGGACGACCCTCTCGGCCTGTACGTCGACGAGCCGGCCGGCACCACCCCGCCGGCCAGCACCAGGCCCGCCGGTCCGCCCGCGAAGGGCATGCGCGGGATCAAGTCGATCGTCGTCGTACTGACCGGCCTCGCGATCGGTATCGCCGCGCTGGCGGGCGCCTCCACGGCGACCATGCTGGTCATCGGCCTGGCCACGCTCGGCGCCGGCATGCTGCTCGGCGGGTTCGTCGGCCGGACGCTGGCCCTGCTGCCGCTGGGCATCCTGCTCGCGGCCGGTGCGGTGGCGAGCACCGTGTTCCCGAACGTGCCGCGCAACTTCGCCGACACCAACTACGTCGCGCCGTCGAGCCAGACCATCACCGCGACCGGGACGAGCTACCAGTTCGACGCCGGGTCGGTGCACCTGGACCTGACCAAGGCGAAGTTCGGCCCCGGCGCGAAGGTCGACGTCCACGGCGGAGCCGGCGAGGTGATCGTCAAGCTGCCCGAGAACGTCGACGTGACCGGCAACCTGGCGGCCGAAATGGGAGACGTGTCCTTCCTCGACCAGCACCAGGGCGGCCATGATGCCGAGCTGAACCTCAACGACCTCGGCACGGACGGCAAGGCCGGTCCGCAGCAGGTCACCCTGGACCTGGACGTCAGGCTGGGCAGTATCAAGGTGGAGCGCGGATGA